A region of Sandaracinaceae bacterium DNA encodes the following proteins:
- a CDS encoding protein kinase, protein MNDDQTLEMEDLLAMQLADHYVIHRTLAWGGDSVEYLEAERDGERLILCALPELFTRGEAKDAFVALAEALMTIDVPTVLPVKRWAIVDDVPLMELGWEEGKPISTALVKGPLPSVPLLKVADQVLRALVSCHRNSVVHGDLTPENIIVTRGGDMKSPIIRVIGVGLGQLLRDHGVVAQDNPMSGKFASDYLPPEVLRGQRASARADLFCVGVLMHHMVIGEPPEGYDSRDGFADIPQMPDVIRRATARDPAERYADAAGMLAALDWLDVVSSKMNPHTQDIPLWMEYSVVGNIPVTQLNATNDTPPPVRRSSRPPARAPSAPPPGILRGSHSPASAQSAAPVRIVVGPSMAAPPTITGAPSVPAIPAAGLPRVKSNNHDGLWWTAAALCLVIILLVLGWVWLETSRADAARAAPAPAPTTDP, encoded by the coding sequence GTGAACGACGACCAGACGCTCGAGATGGAGGACCTCCTGGCGATGCAGCTAGCGGATCACTACGTGATCCACCGCACGCTCGCCTGGGGCGGCGACAGCGTCGAGTACTTGGAGGCCGAGCGCGACGGGGAGCGCCTGATCCTGTGCGCGCTGCCCGAGCTGTTCACCCGCGGTGAGGCCAAGGACGCCTTCGTCGCGCTGGCCGAAGCGCTCATGACCATCGACGTCCCCACGGTCCTGCCGGTCAAGCGCTGGGCCATCGTGGACGACGTCCCGCTGATGGAGCTCGGCTGGGAGGAGGGCAAGCCCATCAGCACCGCGCTCGTGAAGGGCCCGCTCCCCTCCGTGCCGCTGCTCAAGGTCGCCGACCAGGTGCTGCGTGCGCTGGTGAGCTGCCACCGCAACTCGGTCGTCCATGGCGACCTCACGCCCGAGAACATCATCGTGACGCGCGGCGGTGACATGAAGTCGCCCATCATCCGCGTCATCGGCGTCGGGTTGGGACAGCTCCTGCGCGACCACGGCGTGGTCGCGCAGGACAACCCGATGTCCGGCAAGTTCGCCAGCGACTACCTGCCCCCCGAGGTGCTACGCGGGCAGCGAGCGTCGGCCCGCGCCGACCTGTTCTGTGTCGGGGTGCTCATGCACCACATGGTCATCGGCGAGCCCCCCGAGGGCTACGACTCGCGCGACGGCTTCGCCGACATCCCGCAGATGCCCGATGTCATCCGGCGGGCCACCGCGCGTGACCCGGCGGAGCGCTACGCGGACGCGGCGGGGATGTTGGCTGCGCTGGATTGGCTGGACGTCGTGTCCTCCAAGATGAACCCGCACACGCAGGACATCCCGCTGTGGATGGAGTACTCCGTGGTGGGCAACATCCCCGTCACCCAGCTCAACGCCACGAACGACACGCCGCCTCCGGTCAGACGCTCGTCGCGTCCGCCTGCGCGCGCTCCCTCCGCACCACCTCCCGGCATCTTGCGTGGCTCGCACTCGCCGGCATCCGCGCAATCAGCGGCCCCCGTTCGCATCGTAGTGGGCCCCTCGATGGCAGCCCCACCCACCATCACGGGCGCGCCCTCCGTGCCCGCGATCCCGGCGGCGGGGCTCCCGCGTGTGAAGTCGAACAACCACGACGGCCTGTGGTGGACCGCGGCCGCGCTGTGCCTGGTCATCATCCTGTTGGTGCTCGGTTGGGTGTGGCTCGAGACCAGCCGCGCAGATGCTGCTCGAGCGGCGCCCGCCCCGGCCCCCACGACCGACCCCTGA
- a CDS encoding GNAT family N-acetyltransferase, with protein MSDPRVEVRTVSWQDEHARDVLQRLRFEVFVYEQGVPEDMEIDDEETSATHYLALDAASGEALGCARLTLAHKVTRLCVVKAARHRGVGTLLLQRTIDDARARGWSELHLHAQTYAAGLYEKAGFVASGEQFMEAGIPHQRMDLSLVP; from the coding sequence ATGTCGGACCCACGCGTCGAGGTGCGCACAGTCAGCTGGCAGGACGAGCACGCGCGCGACGTGCTGCAGCGCCTGCGCTTCGAGGTCTTCGTGTACGAGCAGGGGGTGCCGGAGGACATGGAGATCGACGACGAGGAGACCAGCGCGACGCACTATCTGGCGTTGGACGCCGCGTCGGGAGAGGCCCTTGGGTGCGCGCGGCTGACCCTGGCACACAAGGTCACGCGCCTGTGCGTGGTGAAGGCCGCGCGTCACCGAGGGGTCGGTACCCTGCTTCTGCAGCGCACCATCGACGACGCCCGCGCCCGCGGCTGGTCCGAGCTGCACCTGCACGCCCAGACGTACGCTGCCGGCCTCTACGAGAAGGCCGGCTTCGTCGCGTCGGGGGAACAGTTCATGGAGGCCGGCATCCCGCACCAGCGCATGGACCTGTCCCTCGTGCCGTGA
- a CDS encoding TerB family tellurite resistance protein, whose translation MTIDKLAKDERIALGGLLRLMIRSDGDFTEAEEETVNQLGEELLGGAGEMWRVISDSAQACPRDADIRAAAAKVTRAEARTVILDLMRKVAAGDEVSADEESLLSWLENLWA comes from the coding sequence ATGACGATCGACAAGCTCGCGAAGGACGAACGCATTGCCCTCGGAGGCCTGCTGCGCCTCATGATCCGCTCGGACGGTGACTTCACGGAGGCCGAGGAGGAGACCGTCAACCAGCTGGGCGAGGAGCTGCTGGGTGGCGCGGGCGAGATGTGGCGCGTCATCTCGGACTCGGCGCAGGCCTGCCCGCGCGACGCCGACATCCGCGCGGCGGCGGCGAAGGTGACCCGGGCCGAGGCCCGCACCGTGATCCTGGACCTCATGCGCAAGGTCGCGGCGGGCGACGAGGTCAGCGCCGACGAAGAGTCGCTGCTGAGCTGGCTCGAGAACCTCTGGGCCTGA
- the priA gene encoding primosomal protein N' yields MSDEHAGYVDVALPVPLRRTFTYAVPPALRGRVLPGTRVAVPFARRKAVGIVLARREAPPEGVARIMRVAGLLEDEPLFPAELLAFLDEAARYYMHPVGEVLRAAAPALPRGALARLRKEGFLTGEEGIKGAAVKVREEVFVRATDATREGRLGTAQARVLALVDARVEVGLSELRIHVKTARAVVRKLEERGLVRCESREVLADRFSEVVPLAEAPPVATAAQEHAVRVMVDALAAPTRPFLLHGVTGSGKTEVYLRVMDAARALGRGGLLLVPEIALTPQLVGRFRARFGNEIAVLHSGLGEKERDDYWRALRRGQLRIAVGARSALFAPIPDLGVIVVDEEHDPSFKQEEGFRYHARDMAVLRAHRASAVCILGSATPSLESFRHAREGRFELVSLPQRATGQVMPDVELLDLRRLKPTTPTQRYLSEPLLRALRACLADKGQAILFLNRRGYSPSMQCAACDELAGCPACSVPLTEHRREGALRCHYCDYAEPSSDPCRACGAQERVPLGLGTEKLEDELAQLLYPAKVARLDRDTASGEGVEQVLERVRAGEIDVLVGTQMVTKGHDIANVTLVGVLLADQSLAFPDFRGSERTFQLLAQVAGRAGRGARAGRVLVQTYQPEHHAIASAARHDYEAFYEAELAQRSELGYAPFGRMVAVRVDAPEEDLARRVAESLASEARRHPALRDHRVALQGPAPAPLAKVRARYRYRFLLRGEDRRALREVAQLVLAAIERGVAPARASVDIDPVSMM; encoded by the coding sequence GTGAGCGACGAGCACGCCGGCTACGTCGACGTGGCGCTCCCCGTGCCGCTGCGCCGCACCTTCACCTACGCGGTGCCGCCTGCGCTCCGCGGGCGCGTGCTGCCCGGAACCCGCGTCGCCGTGCCCTTCGCGCGGCGCAAAGCCGTGGGCATCGTCCTCGCGCGGCGTGAGGCTCCACCGGAAGGTGTGGCCCGCATCATGCGCGTCGCCGGGCTGCTGGAAGACGAGCCCCTGTTCCCCGCCGAGCTGCTGGCGTTCCTCGACGAGGCGGCGCGCTACTACATGCACCCGGTGGGCGAGGTCTTGCGCGCGGCGGCACCCGCGCTGCCCCGAGGGGCGCTGGCTCGCCTACGCAAAGAGGGCTTTCTGACGGGCGAGGAGGGCATCAAAGGCGCGGCCGTGAAGGTGCGCGAAGAGGTGTTCGTGCGGGCCACCGACGCGACGCGTGAGGGGCGCCTGGGGACGGCGCAGGCGCGCGTGCTCGCGCTGGTGGACGCGCGCGTGGAAGTCGGCCTCAGCGAGCTGCGTATCCACGTGAAGACCGCGCGCGCGGTGGTGCGCAAGCTGGAGGAGCGGGGGCTCGTGCGCTGCGAGAGCCGCGAGGTGCTCGCCGACCGCTTCTCCGAGGTGGTGCCGCTGGCCGAGGCGCCGCCCGTCGCCACCGCGGCGCAAGAGCACGCCGTGCGCGTGATGGTGGACGCGCTGGCCGCGCCCACGCGGCCCTTCCTACTGCACGGGGTCACCGGCTCGGGCAAGACCGAGGTCTACCTGCGCGTCATGGACGCGGCGCGCGCGCTCGGTCGCGGGGGGCTCTTGCTGGTGCCCGAGATCGCGCTCACGCCGCAGCTGGTGGGGCGCTTCCGCGCGCGCTTCGGCAACGAGATCGCCGTGCTCCACAGCGGGCTCGGCGAGAAGGAGCGCGACGACTACTGGCGCGCCCTGCGCAGGGGTCAGCTGCGCATCGCGGTGGGCGCCCGCAGCGCGCTCTTCGCGCCCATCCCCGACCTGGGCGTCATCGTCGTGGACGAGGAGCACGACCCTTCGTTCAAGCAAGAGGAGGGCTTCCGCTACCACGCGCGCGACATGGCCGTGCTGCGCGCCCACCGCGCGTCGGCCGTGTGCATCCTGGGCAGCGCCACGCCCAGCCTCGAGTCGTTCCGGCACGCCCGCGAGGGGCGCTTCGAGCTCGTGAGTCTCCCGCAGCGCGCCACGGGCCAGGTCATGCCCGACGTGGAGTTGCTCGACCTGCGGCGCCTGAAGCCCACCACGCCCACGCAGCGCTACCTGTCCGAGCCGCTGCTGCGCGCGCTGCGCGCGTGTCTTGCGGACAAGGGGCAGGCCATCCTGTTCCTCAACCGCCGGGGGTACTCGCCCTCGATGCAGTGCGCCGCCTGCGACGAGCTGGCCGGGTGCCCCGCGTGTAGCGTCCCACTGACCGAGCACCGCCGCGAAGGCGCGCTCCGCTGCCACTACTGCGACTACGCCGAGCCCAGCTCGGACCCCTGCCGCGCGTGCGGTGCCCAGGAGCGCGTGCCGCTCGGGCTCGGCACCGAAAAGCTGGAGGACGAGCTCGCGCAGCTGCTGTACCCCGCGAAGGTCGCGCGCCTGGATCGCGACACGGCCAGCGGCGAAGGGGTGGAGCAGGTCCTCGAGCGGGTGCGCGCGGGCGAGATCGACGTGCTGGTGGGCACGCAGATGGTCACCAAGGGGCACGACATCGCGAACGTCACGCTGGTGGGCGTGTTGCTGGCCGACCAGAGCCTCGCCTTCCCCGACTTTCGCGGCTCGGAGCGCACCTTCCAGCTGCTGGCGCAGGTGGCCGGGCGCGCCGGACGGGGAGCGCGCGCGGGGCGCGTGCTGGTGCAGACCTACCAGCCCGAGCACCACGCCATCGCGTCGGCCGCGCGCCACGACTACGAGGCGTTCTACGAGGCCGAGTTGGCGCAGCGCAGCGAGCTCGGGTACGCGCCCTTCGGCCGCATGGTGGCCGTGCGGGTGGACGCGCCCGAGGAAGATCTGGCGCGCAGGGTCGCCGAGTCCCTCGCCAGCGAGGCGCGCCGCCACCCCGCATTGCGTGATCACCGTGTGGCGCTTCAGGGCCCCGCGCCGGCGCCGCTGGCCAAGGTGCGCGCGCGCTACCGCTACCGCTTCCTGCTGCGCGGCGAGGACCGTCGAGCCCTGCGCGAAGTGGCCCAGCTGGTGCTGGCGGCCATCGAGCGCGGCGTCGCTCCGGCGCGCGCCAGCGTGGACATCGACCCCGTGTCCATGATGTGA
- a CDS encoding EscU/YscU/HrcU family type III secretion system export apparatus switch protein: MSEKTEQATEKKLRQARRKGQVPKSRELSSAVVLLALTFALGSSATSMQAGFRTLFDVALGAVDQGSDGALRALHVSLALSSSVVLPVLLAGMWSGVALTFLQVGPLLTLEPISPDFMRLDPLKGLRQVLSQKRLVELLKSLMLLALVGGLAWITLRASLRGLLSLVLAPSPLVLESLGELGERLFARVGLALLGVGVLDVLYQRWQFQRDQRMSKDEVKREYKDAEGDGQLKHERRRVHQEIIEHETLEQVRSADVLIVNPTHLAVAVHYDQEGEGAPEVLAKGADHLAQKMIAAAREAGVPVLRDVPLARSLYELSLGEEIPEGLYDAVAAVLHAAWEERERAEREALGLAPSLEHGERGASEPESA; encoded by the coding sequence GTGAGCGAGAAGACTGAGCAAGCGACCGAAAAAAAGCTGCGCCAAGCGCGGCGCAAGGGGCAGGTGCCCAAGAGCCGCGAGCTCTCGTCCGCGGTGGTGCTGCTGGCGCTGACGTTCGCGCTCGGCTCGAGCGCCACCTCCATGCAGGCAGGGTTCCGGACGCTGTTCGACGTGGCGCTCGGTGCGGTGGACCAGGGCAGTGATGGTGCGCTGCGCGCGCTCCACGTCTCGCTCGCGCTCTCGAGCTCGGTGGTGTTGCCGGTGCTGCTGGCCGGCATGTGGAGCGGCGTGGCGCTCACGTTCTTGCAGGTCGGCCCGCTGCTCACGCTCGAGCCCATCTCGCCCGACTTCATGCGGCTCGATCCCCTGAAGGGGCTGCGCCAGGTCCTGTCGCAGAAGCGCTTGGTGGAGCTGCTGAAGTCGCTGATGCTGCTCGCGCTGGTGGGGGGCCTGGCGTGGATCACACTGCGCGCTTCCCTGAGAGGCCTCCTGAGCCTCGTGCTCGCACCCAGCCCGCTGGTGCTCGAGAGCCTCGGCGAGTTGGGGGAGCGCCTGTTCGCGCGCGTGGGGCTCGCGCTGCTCGGCGTCGGGGTGCTGGACGTCCTCTACCAGCGCTGGCAGTTCCAGCGCGACCAGCGCATGAGCAAGGACGAGGTGAAGCGCGAGTACAAGGACGCCGAGGGCGACGGACAGCTCAAGCATGAGCGCAGACGCGTGCACCAGGAGATCATCGAGCACGAGACGCTCGAGCAGGTGCGAAGCGCCGACGTCCTGATCGTCAACCCCACGCACCTCGCCGTGGCCGTCCACTACGACCAGGAGGGGGAGGGGGCCCCCGAGGTGCTCGCCAAGGGCGCGGACCACCTGGCGCAGAAGATGATCGCGGCCGCGCGCGAGGCGGGGGTGCCCGTGCTGCGCGACGTTCCGCTGGCGCGCAGCCTGTACGAGCTGTCGCTCGGCGAGGAGATCCCCGAGGGGCTCTACGACGCGGTCGCGGCCGTGCTGCACGCCGCGTGGGAAGAGCGCGAGCGGGCCGAGCGCGAGGCGCTGGGGCTCGCGCCCTCGCTGGAACATGGCGAGCGCGGAGCCTCGGAGCCGGAGAGCGCGTGA
- a CDS encoding alpha/beta hydrolase, whose amino-acid sequence MRLPPNTQRALARALPTTPRARAALHPELQALLAVNALRPPLHAGSVRAGRRAYRALLDTLSPAPAPMDRSVDYTVRVPAVGSSPGGNILLRLHYPLRKSAPSPAIVFFHGGGFTVGDVEGYDRVCRDIAAQTGFPVASVDYRLGPEHPAPAASEDCLAAWAFLLQRAPELGLDPTRLAVMGDSAGGKLSAVVAQQTVRRGLTPPALQVLVYPGLDLLNRLPSKDHYAVGFGLEDATIEWFTQQYVDADALRSDIRVSPLLSDDLRGLAPAIIAIASDPLRDEGERYAERLAEAGVSVMLLDYPHLIHGFFTMGGVIPSAAVAVAEVLGHTRSQLHASRPTD is encoded by the coding sequence ATGCGTCTGCCCCCGAACACCCAGCGGGCGCTCGCGCGGGCCCTGCCGACCACCCCACGCGCGCGGGCCGCGCTGCACCCCGAGCTGCAAGCGCTGCTCGCGGTGAACGCGCTGCGCCCCCCGTTGCACGCTGGGTCGGTCCGGGCCGGCCGCCGCGCCTACCGAGCCCTCCTGGACACGCTGAGCCCAGCGCCTGCGCCCATGGATCGCAGCGTGGACTACACCGTGCGCGTTCCGGCCGTGGGCAGCTCACCGGGGGGCAACATCCTGCTGCGCTTGCACTATCCCTTGCGCAAGTCCGCCCCGTCGCCGGCCATCGTGTTCTTCCACGGAGGCGGGTTCACGGTCGGTGACGTCGAAGGCTACGACCGCGTTTGCCGTGACATCGCCGCACAGACGGGCTTCCCCGTGGCCAGCGTGGACTATCGGCTCGGTCCAGAGCACCCCGCGCCCGCTGCCTCCGAGGACTGCTTGGCGGCCTGGGCGTTCCTCCTCCAGCGCGCCCCGGAGCTCGGGCTCGACCCCACGCGCCTGGCGGTCATGGGCGACAGCGCGGGAGGCAAGCTGAGCGCGGTCGTGGCACAGCAGACCGTGCGACGCGGGCTGACCCCACCAGCGCTGCAGGTGCTCGTGTACCCGGGGCTCGACCTACTCAACCGACTGCCGTCGAAGGACCACTACGCCGTCGGCTTCGGGCTGGAGGACGCCACCATCGAGTGGTTCACGCAGCAGTACGTGGACGCCGACGCGCTGCGCTCGGACATCCGCGTATCACCTCTGCTGAGCGACGACCTGCGCGGGCTGGCTCCTGCCATCATCGCCATCGCGAGCGACCCACTGCGAGACGAAGGCGAACGGTATGCGGAGCGGCTCGCGGAGGCGGGGGTGTCGGTCATGCTGCTCGACTACCCCCACCTGATCCATGGGTTCTTCACGATGGGCGGCGTCATCCCGAGCGCTGCGGTGGCCGTGGCGGAGGTGTTGGGCCACACACGCAGTCAGCTCCACGCGTCGCGGCCGACCGACTGA
- a CDS encoding enoyl-CoA hydratase, whose translation MASPSRKKDPPVSVSEKIQVSTESGVREIVIARPETKNSLLVSMYEAFTEALLAAEVDPEVQVILVRGEGGQFSSGNDLKDFLENAPDGPESPVFRFMHVIAECQKPIVAAVDGFAVGIGSTLLLHCDIVYAAPETQFILPFVNLALCPEAGSALVLPRVAGHRRAAEVFFFGEPFGTDLALELGLVSCVVPNAELLEHARKRARKLAEKPQRALLATKQLLKRHSGAELNAHIDTEAVVFCDLLKSDELKEAIGAFFEKRKPDFSRFR comes from the coding sequence ATGGCGAGCCCATCACGGAAGAAGGATCCCCCGGTGAGCGTCAGCGAGAAAATCCAAGTCAGCACCGAGTCCGGCGTGCGCGAGATCGTCATCGCCCGGCCCGAGACCAAGAATTCGTTGTTGGTCTCGATGTACGAGGCGTTCACCGAGGCCCTCCTCGCGGCCGAGGTCGATCCCGAGGTGCAGGTCATTCTCGTGCGCGGCGAGGGCGGGCAGTTCAGCAGCGGCAACGACCTCAAGGACTTCCTCGAGAACGCACCCGATGGCCCGGAGAGCCCGGTGTTCCGCTTCATGCATGTCATCGCCGAGTGTCAGAAGCCCATCGTCGCTGCGGTGGATGGCTTCGCCGTGGGCATCGGCAGCACGCTGTTGCTGCACTGCGACATCGTCTATGCGGCCCCCGAGACGCAGTTCATCCTGCCCTTCGTGAACCTGGCGCTGTGCCCCGAGGCAGGCTCCGCGTTGGTCCTGCCCAGGGTGGCGGGGCATCGTCGCGCCGCCGAGGTGTTCTTCTTTGGCGAGCCCTTCGGCACGGACCTGGCGCTGGAGCTGGGCCTCGTGAGCTGCGTGGTCCCCAACGCCGAGCTGCTGGAGCATGCCCGCAAGCGCGCACGCAAGCTGGCGGAGAAGCCGCAGCGCGCGCTCTTGGCCACCAAGCAGCTGCTCAAGCGGCACAGCGGGGCCGAGCTGAACGCGCACATCGACACCGAGGCCGTCGTCTTCTGCGACTTGCTCAAGAGCGACGAGCTGAAGGAGGCCATCGGGGCCTTCTTCGAGAAGCGAAAGCCGGACTTCTCGCGCTTCCGGTGA
- a CDS encoding GIY-YIG nuclease family protein: MSEARDGWFVYVLLSRDARRTYVGISTDPERRLAQHNGERAGGARSTRAGRPWTRARLHGPYERRGDALRVERALKKRRGDARLLPLDLDCRLSSFMGTPD; the protein is encoded by the coding sequence GTGAGTGAGGCGCGGGACGGCTGGTTCGTGTACGTGCTGCTGAGCCGTGACGCGCGCCGCACCTACGTGGGCATCAGCACGGACCCGGAGCGCCGCCTCGCGCAGCACAACGGCGAGCGCGCGGGTGGCGCCCGGAGCACGCGCGCGGGGCGCCCCTGGACGCGAGCGAGACTGCACGGTCCGTACGAGCGGCGAGGCGACGCGCTGCGCGTCGAGCGCGCACTGAAGAAGCGGCGCGGGGACGCCCGGCTGCTGCCGCTCGATCTGGACTGCCGACTATCCTCATTCATGGGCACACCGGACTAA
- a CDS encoding CapA family protein: MANAPPRSGCALTILATGDLVLNQVATEAVLADGPDGYRALLAGYAALRHARPDTLAYVNLEHPLVQDRRALHRGFPRDDPDHPRMPPVLGTTPALADALREAGVDVVSLANNHSYDQDHDGLRRTTAELARAGVAYAGAGETETEAFAPLWLRRTGCDVAFFSFTEHFNRRADDDPPFVAAHLARETQAMAAIVGARRNAHVVVVAVHWGRDFAAAPRGDLRALATHLIDAGADVVLGAGPHVLHPVERVASPRGDAVVAFSLGNFVSGMGRAYRVGHPPRSVRHAANEVPEALDAVLLEVPVTSAGGRIAIAALSATPLFTENNWQAHRASSGALPHLIRVRGLADMPAEVRAERAPIIARALGPDVTLR, translated from the coding sequence GTGGCGAACGCGCCGCCGCGCTCGGGCTGCGCGCTCACGATCCTCGCGACCGGGGACCTCGTCCTGAACCAGGTGGCCACGGAGGCCGTACTCGCAGACGGTCCAGACGGCTACCGCGCGCTGCTCGCGGGCTACGCCGCGCTCCGGCACGCCCGGCCGGACACGCTGGCCTACGTCAACCTCGAGCACCCGCTGGTGCAGGACCGACGTGCGCTGCACAGGGGTTTCCCGCGCGACGACCCGGACCACCCACGGATGCCCCCCGTGCTGGGCACCACACCCGCCCTGGCGGACGCGCTTCGGGAAGCGGGGGTCGACGTCGTCAGCCTCGCCAACAACCACTCGTACGATCAAGACCACGATGGGCTGCGACGCACCACGGCCGAGCTGGCGCGTGCGGGGGTGGCGTACGCGGGCGCGGGCGAGACCGAGACGGAGGCGTTCGCGCCGCTCTGGCTGCGCCGAACCGGCTGCGACGTGGCCTTCTTCTCCTTCACGGAGCACTTCAACCGGCGAGCCGACGACGACCCTCCCTTCGTGGCTGCGCACCTCGCGCGCGAAACCCAGGCGATGGCGGCGATCGTCGGAGCGCGCCGGAACGCCCACGTCGTGGTCGTGGCGGTACACTGGGGCCGCGACTTCGCTGCGGCGCCCCGAGGTGATCTCCGCGCGCTGGCCACTCACCTGATCGACGCGGGCGCCGACGTGGTGCTGGGGGCCGGTCCCCACGTGCTGCACCCCGTCGAACGCGTGGCGAGCCCGCGCGGAGACGCCGTAGTGGCGTTCTCGCTGGGGAACTTCGTGTCGGGTATGGGGCGCGCGTATCGCGTCGGGCACCCACCCCGATCCGTACGACACGCTGCAAACGAAGTCCCAGAGGCGCTCGACGCCGTGCTCCTCGAGGTGCCCGTGACCTCCGCGGGCGGACGCATCGCCATCGCGGCGCTGTCGGCAACGCCGCTGTTCACAGAGAACAACTGGCAGGCGCACCGCGCGAGCAGCGGCGCCCTCCCCCACCTCATCCGTGTGCGCGGGCTCGCGGACATGCCGGCCGAGGTGCGCGCGGAGCGGGCCCCGATCATCGCGCGAGCGCTCGGACCCGACGTCACGCTACGCTGA
- a CDS encoding DNA polymerase IV, producing MCAGSRTCRPRCARSGPRSSRERSDPTSRYAERVRTILHIDMDAFYASVEQRDDPSLRGKPLIVGGGGRRGVVSAASYEVRPFGVRSAMSMVEAMARCPEAVVVPPRMARYVEVSSQVFAIFARYTPEIEGLSLDEAFLDVSGSERLFGAGEHIAARIRREIQEELGLTASAGVAPNKFLAKLASDMNKPNGVTIVPREEAAIRAFLAPLPVERMWGVGKVGAAKLRAAGFQRFADLAAASEQRLSGLLGTQGPHLKRLALGLDERPVETDRGAKSVGAEHTFEVDLRTREALLTPILEQCARVAGRLTRAGLYATTLTLKVKYGDHTLRSRQQQLDAPARDTDTFYEVARALLARVEHLERGVRLTGISAAGLTDDPARTLFDDPAREKRDRLEAVSAQLRERFGERAIERGRLVDQRPAKGFEGVSRDMLPARRDPGDASGA from the coding sequence GTGTGCGCGGGCTCGCGGACATGCCGGCCGAGGTGCGCGCGGAGCGGGCCCCGATCATCGCGCGAGCGCTCGGACCCGACGTCACGCTACGCTGAGCGCGTGCGCACGATCCTGCACATCGACATGGACGCCTTCTACGCGTCCGTGGAGCAGCGCGACGACCCGTCGCTGCGCGGCAAGCCACTGATCGTCGGGGGTGGCGGACGCAGGGGGGTGGTCTCTGCGGCCTCGTACGAGGTCAGGCCGTTCGGCGTGCGCTCCGCCATGTCGATGGTGGAGGCCATGGCGCGCTGCCCCGAGGCCGTCGTCGTGCCCCCGCGCATGGCGCGCTACGTCGAGGTCAGCAGCCAGGTGTTCGCCATCTTCGCGCGCTACACACCCGAAATCGAGGGGCTCTCGCTGGACGAGGCGTTCCTGGACGTGAGCGGCAGCGAGCGCCTTTTCGGCGCCGGCGAGCACATCGCCGCGCGCATCCGTCGGGAGATCCAGGAAGAGCTCGGGCTGACCGCCAGCGCGGGCGTGGCCCCGAACAAGTTCCTGGCGAAGCTGGCGAGTGACATGAACAAGCCGAACGGGGTCACCATCGTGCCGCGCGAGGAGGCCGCGATCCGGGCCTTCCTAGCGCCCCTGCCCGTCGAGCGCATGTGGGGTGTGGGCAAGGTCGGCGCGGCCAAGCTGCGCGCTGCGGGCTTCCAACGCTTCGCCGACCTCGCGGCCGCGAGCGAACAGCGGCTGTCGGGGCTGCTGGGGACGCAGGGACCGCACCTCAAGCGCCTCGCGCTCGGGTTGGACGAGCGACCGGTCGAGACCGACCGCGGGGCCAAGTCGGTGGGCGCCGAGCACACCTTCGAGGTCGACCTGCGCACACGCGAGGCGCTGCTCACCCCGATCCTCGAGCAATGCGCCCGCGTGGCAGGTAGGCTGACACGCGCGGGGCTGTACGCGACCACGCTCACGCTGAAGGTCAAGTACGGAGACCACACGCTACGCTCCCGCCAGCAGCAGCTGGACGCACCGGCCCGCGACACCGACACGTTCTACGAGGTGGCGCGCGCGCTGCTCGCTCGCGTCGAGCACCTCGAGCGCGGGGTGCGGTTGACGGGCATCAGCGCGGCGGGGCTGACCGACGATCCGGCCCGCACGCTCTTCGACGATCCCGCGCGCGAGAAACGCGACCGCCTGGAGGCGGTCAGCGCACAGCTACGAGAGCGCTTCGGTGAACGCGCGATCGAGCGGGGGAGGCTCGTGGATCAGCGCCCAGCGAAGGGCTTCGAGGGCGTCAGCCGCGACATGCTGCCCGCGCGCAGAGACCCCGGCGACGCCTCGGGCGCGTGA